From Sphingopyxis lindanitolerans:
GGCGGCCGAAATCCGGCGGTGCGCCAGGAGAGCGGTTTGAGCCAGGCCGGGTTTGCGCGCTTGCTGTGGGCGCACAAGCGCACGGTCCAGCGCTGGGAGGCCGGCACGATGCGGCCGACTGGCGCGGCGCTCGCCTTGCTGACGCTGGTGAAGCGGCGCGGCATCCAGATTCTCACCTAGAAGGATTGATAGATGTAG
This genomic window contains:
- a CDS encoding helix-turn-helix domain-containing protein — its product is MRQESGLSQAGFARLLWAHKRTVQRWEAGTMRPTGAALALLTLVKRRGIQILT